In Arthrobacter ramosus, one DNA window encodes the following:
- a CDS encoding class I SAM-dependent methyltransferase, whose protein sequence is MTELDAHLETLFGTLRRFPDVEAENLQAHDATDRLLLETAAVYIVNPETRVAVIGDRYGALTLGALAALGVGHVRVTQDLYVSRLALQRNAGGSGLTGRFDEFELGAGLLDGAELVIMQLPKALAELEEIVDAVARFAAPGAVLLAGGRVKHMSLGMNAVLERSFESVQPQLAQRKSRVLLANGPRRPDTPEPFPVSEQNTELGMTVCAHGGAFSGTKLDIGTRFLLGFLDRIPEARHTVDLGCGTGILAAMYARNRPNARVTATDQSAAAVASAKATAAANGLADRITVVQDDAMSTFEPGSADLILLNPPFHLGASVHAGAATKMFDAAARVLASGGELWTVYNSHLQYRAALERLIGPTTEIGRNPKFTVTRSIRR, encoded by the coding sequence TTGACCGAGCTGGATGCACACCTTGAGACGCTGTTCGGCACCCTCCGCCGCTTCCCCGACGTCGAGGCAGAAAACCTGCAGGCGCACGACGCCACCGATCGGCTCCTCCTCGAGACCGCGGCAGTGTACATCGTTAATCCGGAAACCCGCGTGGCGGTGATCGGTGACCGCTACGGAGCCCTGACGCTGGGCGCTTTGGCGGCCCTCGGCGTCGGGCACGTCCGGGTGACCCAAGACCTGTACGTCAGCAGGCTCGCGCTGCAACGGAACGCCGGCGGGTCCGGGCTGACCGGCCGCTTTGACGAGTTCGAGCTGGGTGCAGGGTTGCTCGACGGCGCCGAACTGGTGATCATGCAGTTGCCCAAAGCCCTGGCGGAACTGGAAGAAATCGTCGACGCCGTTGCGCGCTTTGCAGCGCCGGGAGCCGTCCTGCTCGCCGGAGGTCGCGTCAAGCACATGTCCCTTGGCATGAACGCCGTCCTTGAACGCAGCTTCGAGTCCGTGCAGCCGCAGCTTGCGCAGCGGAAGTCACGTGTCCTGCTTGCCAACGGTCCCAGGCGGCCGGATACCCCGGAACCCTTCCCGGTCTCGGAGCAGAACACCGAGCTGGGGATGACGGTCTGTGCCCACGGGGGTGCGTTTTCAGGCACGAAGCTGGATATTGGAACGCGCTTCCTCTTGGGCTTCCTGGACAGGATCCCGGAAGCACGCCACACGGTAGACCTTGGCTGCGGGACCGGGATCCTCGCCGCAATGTATGCCCGGAACCGTCCCAACGCCCGGGTTACCGCGACGGATCAATCGGCCGCAGCAGTCGCGTCCGCCAAGGCAACCGCGGCAGCCAACGGGCTGGCAGATCGAATCACGGTAGTCCAGGACGATGCCATGTCCACCTTCGAACCAGGCAGTGCCGACCTCATCCTGCTGAACCCGCCGTTCCACCTCGGCGCCAGCGTCCATGCCGGCGCGGCCACGAAGATGTTTGATGCCGCGGCACGGGTCCTGGCTTCCGGCGGTGAACTCTGGACTGTCTACAACAGCCACTTGCAGTACCGCGCGGCGCTTGAAAGGCTGATCGGTCCCACCACCGAAATCGGCCGGAACCCGAAATTCACCGTGACACGCAGCATAAGACGTTAA
- a CDS encoding ScbA/BarX family gamma-butyrolactone biosynthesis protein yields MRDEALFEASVKRELVHKRSVSEVFLTDFVQSSSRRFIAGAQWPRWHVFYGSPDGSPDSAIMAETLRQAVIFLSHLCGVPLTHKFLMPHMSISVEAAILDPLVPAQVAVELDVKDMKLSGGQLSALTVAARFVVDGAPVGEGVAAARIVNPATYERVRGAVPAGLPAAGEDLLACADVGHATQRNVMLGQSSRPFVWPLRVDPTHPIFFDHPLDHVPGMLLVEAARQAVRAACSRPDADFALFEAEFMKLVEFSYPVDVAVTQLESHSAHVVMRVRLLHEGETLMSLLARVKTPR; encoded by the coding sequence ATGCGCGATGAAGCGCTCTTCGAGGCTTCCGTCAAGCGGGAGCTCGTTCATAAGCGCTCGGTTTCGGAAGTCTTCTTGACTGACTTTGTTCAATCAAGTTCCAGGCGGTTCATTGCGGGAGCGCAATGGCCGCGATGGCACGTTTTTTATGGCTCGCCGGACGGTTCGCCGGATTCCGCGATCATGGCTGAGACGTTGAGGCAGGCAGTTATCTTCTTGTCCCATTTGTGCGGAGTGCCCTTGACCCACAAGTTCCTCATGCCGCACATGAGCATTTCGGTAGAAGCCGCGATCCTGGATCCCCTGGTACCCGCTCAGGTTGCTGTCGAACTTGACGTGAAGGATATGAAGCTCAGCGGAGGGCAGCTGTCGGCCCTGACTGTGGCTGCGCGGTTCGTTGTTGACGGCGCTCCCGTAGGGGAAGGGGTGGCGGCGGCCCGCATTGTGAATCCGGCGACGTATGAGCGAGTGCGTGGGGCGGTCCCTGCCGGGTTGCCCGCCGCCGGCGAAGACTTACTGGCGTGTGCCGACGTCGGGCATGCCACCCAGCGGAACGTGATGCTCGGGCAAAGTTCGCGCCCGTTCGTCTGGCCGTTGCGGGTTGATCCAACGCACCCCATTTTCTTTGACCATCCCCTTGACCACGTGCCGGGAATGCTATTGGTCGAGGCTGCGAGGCAGGCAGTGCGCGCAGCGTGTTCCCGCCCCGATGCCGATTTTGCCCTGTTTGAGGCGGAATTCATGAAGTTGGTCGAGTTCAGCTATCCCGTGGATGTTGCTGTGACGCAACTCGAATCACATAGCGCCCACGTGGTGATGAGGGTCCGCTTGCTGCACGAAGGAGAGACCCTGATGTCCTTGTTGGCTCGGGTCAAAACGCCGCGTTGA
- a CDS encoding cupin domain-containing protein: MTVNLVTQLEVKSHNSPDEIRRPEKTLVENVTVGDYTIGRLSFEPGWSWTDCIKPVVQTDSCKLNHVGYCIAGALEVETTDGKKISISKGDSYTIPPGHTAWVVGDETYSAIEFVSAAEYGVKPE, encoded by the coding sequence ATGACTGTCAACCTCGTCACTCAGCTTGAAGTAAAGTCGCACAATTCCCCCGATGAAATCCGCCGCCCGGAGAAAACCTTGGTGGAAAACGTCACTGTCGGTGACTACACCATCGGCCGCCTCAGCTTCGAGCCAGGCTGGAGTTGGACGGATTGCATCAAACCGGTGGTCCAAACCGATTCCTGCAAGCTCAACCACGTGGGTTACTGCATTGCCGGTGCACTGGAAGTCGAGACCACCGACGGCAAGAAGATCAGCATCTCCAAAGGCGATTCATACACCATCCCGCCGGGACACACTGCATGGGTTGTAGGCGACGAGACCTACTCGGCCATCGAGTTTGTCAGCGCAGCAGAATATGGAGTCAAGCCCGAGTAG
- a CDS encoding NAD-dependent epimerase/dehydratase family protein, with the protein MSTCVDHVPRVLVLGSSGFIGSRVVASLAGSGGAHVVALSRKPVARLRNNNATIATADISVPGSLIPFLADTDVVVHAASYVGSEPRLAYEINELGTGNVVEQCRQAGVARLIHVSTCSVYGSGPHRGILESEAGYHPASVASASRAIAEQLILGYGGEVVRPNLVFGAGDRWFVPGVLKLMKVAGGWPGDGSALLSLIGVEALGRLLSGLALAPGQPGQAFHAAYPEPVRVSFLLQNVARIFGAEYPKFLRDDERAGSALRAAGFSGHQIDVVTKDHWYSSEGLWRISGREPESFNSALGEFSSAYQVPGSPIGHKPVERFV; encoded by the coding sequence ATGTCAACATGCGTTGACCATGTGCCCCGGGTCCTGGTCCTGGGTTCGTCAGGTTTCATTGGAAGCCGGGTTGTAGCCTCACTCGCCGGATCCGGAGGGGCGCACGTTGTGGCACTCTCACGAAAACCGGTTGCAAGACTACGAAACAATAACGCTACCATTGCGACAGCCGACATTTCCGTACCGGGGAGCCTGATCCCCTTCTTGGCCGATACGGATGTTGTTGTCCATGCCGCATCCTATGTGGGCTCCGAGCCCCGTCTTGCCTATGAGATCAACGAGCTTGGCACCGGCAACGTCGTTGAGCAGTGCCGGCAAGCCGGAGTTGCCCGACTGATCCATGTCAGTACTTGCAGTGTTTACGGGAGCGGCCCTCACCGCGGCATCCTTGAATCCGAAGCCGGCTATCACCCGGCCTCGGTTGCCAGCGCCAGTCGCGCGATCGCCGAACAGCTGATTCTCGGCTACGGCGGCGAAGTTGTTCGTCCCAACCTCGTGTTCGGCGCGGGAGACCGCTGGTTTGTTCCGGGCGTGCTCAAACTGATGAAGGTGGCTGGAGGGTGGCCGGGTGATGGTTCGGCGCTGCTTTCGCTTATCGGTGTGGAGGCGCTGGGAAGGCTGCTTTCCGGGCTTGCGCTGGCGCCTGGACAACCCGGGCAGGCTTTCCATGCCGCATATCCGGAACCTGTTCGGGTGTCATTCCTCTTGCAGAACGTTGCCCGGATATTCGGTGCGGAGTACCCGAAGTTCCTGAGAGATGACGAACGTGCCGGCTCGGCCTTGCGCGCTGCAGGATTCAGCGGCCATCAGATTGACGTGGTGACGAAGGATCACTGGTATTCCTCTGAAGGTCTGTGGCGGATCTCCGGGCGCGAACCGGAATCGTTCAACAGTGCTCTTGGTGAATTTTCTTCTGCCTACCAAGTCCCCGGGAGTCCGATCGGTCATAAACCGGTTGAACGGTTTGTTTAA
- a CDS encoding carbohydrate ABC transporter permease, which translates to MLAPVAWSFYASFTNAALSGKAALNPQWVGLDNYARMLTDSVFPLSAWLTVVFVAVSAILGQNALGLVIALLMTRSGGATASLVGTVVVASWILPEIVAAFAAYAYFSQDGTLNQLLGMFGVQGTNWLYAFPMAAIILANVWRGTAFSMLVYRAALSQVPRDVSEAALMDGARGWQRLAFITLPIIRGSIATNLMLITLQTLAVFTLIWVMTAGGPSNASTTLPVLAYQEAFKLGDIGYGTAIASVLILIGVVFGAVYVRLIRGAKP; encoded by the coding sequence ATGTTGGCACCTGTGGCGTGGTCCTTCTACGCCTCGTTCACCAACGCCGCATTGTCAGGCAAGGCGGCCCTGAACCCTCAATGGGTCGGGCTGGACAACTACGCCAGGATGCTGACGGATTCCGTCTTCCCGCTCTCGGCATGGCTGACGGTAGTCTTCGTGGCCGTGTCTGCGATCCTCGGACAGAACGCCCTGGGCCTGGTCATCGCCCTGTTGATGACCAGATCCGGGGGAGCGACGGCGTCGCTGGTGGGCACGGTGGTGGTCGCTTCGTGGATACTGCCGGAGATCGTGGCGGCCTTCGCGGCCTACGCGTACTTCAGCCAGGACGGTACGCTCAACCAGCTCTTGGGAATGTTCGGTGTCCAGGGCACCAACTGGCTGTATGCCTTTCCGATGGCCGCCATCATCCTGGCCAATGTCTGGCGCGGCACCGCGTTCTCGATGCTGGTCTACAGGGCGGCGCTCTCCCAGGTCCCGCGCGACGTCTCCGAAGCCGCCCTCATGGACGGCGCAAGGGGTTGGCAACGTCTGGCCTTCATCACCCTTCCGATCATCCGCGGTAGCATCGCCACCAACCTCATGCTGATCACCCTCCAAACGCTCGCGGTATTCACCCTCATCTGGGTGATGACGGCCGGCGGTCCCTCCAACGCGAGCACTACTTTGCCCGTGCTGGCGTACCAGGAAGCCTTCAAGCTCGGGGACATCGGTTACGGCACCGCGATCGCTTCTGTATTGATCCTGATCGGCGTGGTTTTCGGTGCTGTGTACGTCAGGTTGATCCGCGGGGCGAAACCGTGA
- a CDS encoding extracellular solute-binding protein, whose product MRRPVRIGAALLGVVGLLASAACSAQPQAVSKQTIKIVYQKTDSFTALDKVFQDAKQEFEAANAGVTVDLEPIQANDDDYGTKLALAQRSPDTAPDVFYEDTFKVRSDVDAGYLLKLDSQLASWDEWSKFNEGAKAAGRGDDGSIYAVPLGTDTRAIWYNKTVLQKAGIPLPWQPKTWDDILAAARKMKAADPSVIPFSMYAGKGTGEGTVMQSFYELLYGTGSSLYSESDKKWVVGSKGFTDSLQFLKTLYDEKLSVTPADALDSNVWKKVFGQWLPQGKMGATVEGSYAPSFWQKGGSYEWAGYAQDMGVAKFPTQFGQDPGGVSMSGGWTLAVGAKTKSADLAFKFLTTAVNKKNALAFDVNNSQIAVRTDVASDPGYQAANPFVKDVSNLVGVTHYRPATADYPKISLAVQQATEAVIAGKQSPAEAAAEYDASVKKLVGDTKVMQK is encoded by the coding sequence ATGCGTCGCCCAGTCCGGATCGGAGCAGCACTGCTCGGCGTTGTAGGCCTTTTGGCCTCTGCCGCCTGTTCCGCCCAACCGCAAGCTGTCAGCAAACAAACCATCAAGATCGTCTATCAAAAGACGGACTCCTTCACCGCCCTGGACAAGGTCTTCCAGGACGCCAAGCAGGAATTCGAAGCAGCAAACGCGGGCGTCACTGTGGACTTGGAGCCCATCCAAGCCAACGACGACGACTATGGGACCAAGCTCGCGCTGGCCCAGCGTTCCCCGGACACCGCTCCGGACGTCTTCTACGAGGACACTTTCAAGGTCCGCTCGGATGTCGACGCCGGATACTTGCTCAAACTCGACTCGCAACTGGCGTCGTGGGACGAGTGGTCCAAGTTCAACGAGGGCGCCAAGGCCGCGGGACGCGGTGACGACGGCAGCATCTATGCCGTCCCGCTCGGCACCGACACCAGGGCGATCTGGTACAACAAGACAGTCCTCCAGAAGGCCGGCATACCGTTGCCGTGGCAGCCGAAAACCTGGGATGACATCCTGGCTGCGGCCCGCAAAATGAAGGCCGCGGATCCGAGCGTGATTCCCTTCAGCATGTACGCCGGAAAAGGAACCGGTGAGGGAACGGTCATGCAGAGCTTCTACGAACTGCTTTATGGAACGGGAAGCTCGCTGTACTCGGAAAGCGACAAGAAGTGGGTGGTGGGATCCAAAGGATTCACCGATTCACTCCAGTTCCTGAAGACCCTCTACGATGAGAAGCTTTCCGTGACCCCGGCGGACGCCCTCGATTCGAATGTGTGGAAGAAAGTCTTTGGACAGTGGCTGCCGCAAGGCAAAATGGGCGCCACCGTGGAGGGCTCCTACGCGCCGTCGTTCTGGCAGAAGGGCGGTTCCTACGAATGGGCCGGCTATGCGCAGGATATGGGAGTAGCCAAGTTCCCCACCCAATTTGGACAGGATCCCGGTGGCGTGAGCATGTCCGGTGGCTGGACGCTCGCCGTTGGGGCGAAGACCAAGAGCGCGGACCTGGCCTTCAAGTTCCTGACCACTGCCGTGAACAAAAAGAACGCCTTGGCCTTCGACGTCAACAATTCCCAGATCGCCGTCCGCACCGATGTCGCTTCCGATCCCGGTTACCAAGCGGCCAACCCGTTCGTGAAGGATGTTTCCAATCTGGTGGGGGTCACGCACTATCGCCCGGCGACCGCCGACTATCCCAAGATTTCCCTCGCGGTCCAACAAGCCACTGAGGCCGTCATCGCCGGCAAACAAAGCCCGGCGGAGGCGGCGGCCGAATACGACGCTTCGGTCAAGAAACTCGTCGGCGACACCAAGGTCATGCAGAAATGA
- a CDS encoding ROK family protein produces the protein MTEIRQPTPRRGTNLPRMGDFNLTVILDAIRRSSGGLSRVELAQIVGLSPQTISNISRRLLDQRLIVEAGKEGSGPGKPRTILRLNPSGMYALGVHVDPAVITTVVLDLVGDVVKHSRIPTPTGSNPQRVIAVIAEEIKALIEDSGVDTGKIAGLGVAAPGPIDLDEGTVVDPPLMTGWDRVHLRDALAEATGLETLVDKDVTSAAVAETWAGGASGTGSFIFMYMGTGIGCGIVLNDEVIRGTSGNAGEIGHIIVDPDGPECDCGLRGCVKSSCIPQVLVAEAEEQGVLNGGRKGTEGPEVQEGFARLCDAADAGDERAIAIIDKSAVLVARAVAVVTNTLDVERVVFGGPFWGRMSEHYLDRIPPLLAANSAANSIHGIEVVGTGVGEDVGAIGAACLVLEHTLAPRAQRLLLEG, from the coding sequence GTGACTGAGATCCGCCAGCCGACTCCGAGGCGCGGAACCAATCTGCCCCGCATGGGGGACTTCAACCTGACCGTCATTCTCGACGCAATCAGGCGCTCGTCGGGCGGACTGAGCCGGGTGGAACTCGCCCAAATTGTCGGCCTTTCACCGCAGACTATTTCGAATATCTCCCGCCGCCTCCTGGATCAACGGCTCATTGTCGAAGCAGGCAAGGAAGGCAGTGGTCCGGGCAAGCCCCGCACCATCCTGCGCCTGAACCCTTCCGGAATGTACGCGCTTGGCGTCCACGTTGATCCCGCGGTCATCACCACGGTGGTCCTGGACCTGGTGGGTGACGTTGTGAAGCACTCCAGAATTCCCACACCGACCGGAAGCAATCCCCAGCGCGTCATCGCCGTCATAGCGGAGGAAATCAAGGCGCTGATCGAAGATTCCGGTGTTGATACGGGAAAGATCGCGGGACTTGGCGTCGCGGCGCCGGGACCCATAGACCTCGATGAGGGTACGGTCGTGGACCCGCCCCTCATGACGGGTTGGGACCGGGTTCACCTGAGGGACGCCCTCGCCGAGGCCACCGGGCTCGAGACCCTTGTCGACAAGGACGTCACCAGTGCGGCCGTCGCCGAAACCTGGGCGGGCGGAGCCAGCGGCACCGGAAGTTTCATCTTCATGTATATGGGTACCGGCATCGGTTGCGGCATCGTCTTGAACGATGAAGTTATCCGCGGAACATCCGGCAACGCCGGTGAAATCGGACACATCATTGTCGATCCGGACGGGCCCGAATGCGATTGCGGCCTGCGCGGATGCGTCAAGTCTTCCTGCATCCCGCAGGTCCTCGTGGCCGAAGCCGAAGAGCAAGGTGTCCTGAACGGTGGCCGCAAAGGCACCGAGGGCCCGGAAGTTCAGGAAGGTTTCGCCCGGCTTTGCGATGCCGCGGATGCAGGTGACGAACGCGCCATCGCGATCATCGACAAGTCGGCGGTGCTGGTTGCCCGCGCGGTTGCGGTGGTGACCAACACCCTCGACGTCGAACGCGTCGTCTTTGGCGGCCCGTTCTGGGGCCGCATGTCCGAACATTACCTGGACCGCATTCCTCCCCTGCTCGCCGCCAACAGTGCCGCCAACAGCATCCACGGCATCGAGGTTGTCGGGACCGGAGTGGGCGAAGACGTCGGCGCCATCGGGGCGGCCTGCCTGGTACTCGAACACACGCTTGCGCCGCGCGCCCAGCGGCTCCTGCTGGAAGGCTGA
- a CDS encoding SDR family NAD(P)-dependent oxidoreductase, with protein MNISAKTALITGASTGIGSVFARRLAAEGARLILVARSQDKLDALAGELREHGTEVTVLAMDLSLPDSAKELRLATESLGLKVDILVNNAGFGTHGQVLHADADRYVEQIQLNCSTLVGTTTRYLAGMVERGSGAIINIASTAAFQPIPHMAVYGATKAFVLSFTQALWAETQGTGVKVLAVCPGATDTPFFEIAGEAAAAGSMRTPEQVVDTAMSAIRGNKPSVVDGRLNSFVARVAVKLLPEKLVIAAAGRAVRPAN; from the coding sequence ATGAATATTTCAGCCAAAACAGCCCTCATCACCGGAGCGTCCACCGGTATCGGTTCGGTCTTTGCCCGAAGGCTGGCTGCCGAGGGCGCACGCTTGATACTGGTTGCCCGCAGCCAGGACAAACTTGACGCGCTTGCGGGAGAACTCCGCGAGCACGGCACCGAAGTGACTGTCCTGGCAATGGACTTGAGCCTGCCGGACTCCGCGAAGGAACTCCGCCTCGCCACCGAGTCGTTGGGCCTCAAAGTGGACATCCTGGTCAACAACGCTGGATTCGGAACACACGGACAAGTTCTCCATGCAGACGCCGATCGCTACGTCGAACAGATCCAGTTGAACTGCTCCACCTTGGTCGGTACCACCACGCGATACCTGGCCGGCATGGTTGAGCGCGGTTCGGGGGCCATCATCAACATCGCGAGTACGGCCGCATTCCAGCCGATACCCCACATGGCCGTCTACGGCGCGACAAAGGCCTTCGTGCTCTCGTTCACCCAGGCTCTGTGGGCCGAGACACAAGGCACAGGCGTGAAAGTCCTCGCCGTTTGCCCCGGGGCCACGGACACGCCGTTCTTTGAAATCGCCGGCGAAGCTGCAGCCGCTGGATCCATGCGGACCCCGGAGCAGGTTGTGGACACCGCCATGTCCGCGATCCGCGGGAACAAGCCGAGCGTTGTGGATGGCCGGCTCAACTCCTTTGTTGCCCGGGTGGCCGTCAAGCTACTTCCGGAGAAGCTGGTGATCGCGGCCGCGGGACGGGCCGTGCGCCCGGCAAACTGA
- a CDS encoding phosphotransferase translates to MRGAGLWHSCRRPSWTSPQAVRSRRLWSEACLAPLWDGPGLWLHGDLHPANVFLTPDGRLAAVVDFGDLGAGDPAVDLAVAWLMFDGGARRRFMAAFGPAVDAATWARARGWAVVLATAMVSFSDDNPGMAGVGRFGVEQLLSER, encoded by the coding sequence ATGAGAGGCGCTGGATTATGGCACTCATGCCGCAGGCCGAGCTGGACGTCACCGCAGGCGGTGCGGTCGCGGCGGCTCTGGTCCGAGGCTTGCCTGGCCCCGCTGTGGGACGGACCCGGGCTGTGGCTGCATGGAGATCTTCACCCGGCGAACGTCTTCCTGACCCCCGACGGCCGTCTCGCGGCCGTCGTCGACTTCGGAGACCTAGGGGCCGGGGATCCCGCCGTCGATCTGGCCGTCGCGTGGTTGATGTTCGACGGCGGTGCGCGGCGCCGTTTCATGGCGGCGTTCGGACCCGCCGTGGATGCCGCTACGTGGGCCCGGGCCCGCGGCTGGGCGGTGGTCCTTGCGACGGCGATGGTCAGTTTCTCGGATGACAATCCCGGGATGGCTGGAGTCGGGCGCTTCGGGGTGGAGCAGCTGCTGTCGGAGCGCTGA
- a CDS encoding ScbR family autoregulator-binding transcription factor, protein MYSSIPDAETGEVSTRIMQQRAKATRTAVIEGAASIFEEVGYGNASLSDVTDRASVTKGALYFHFKSKEDLALAVIAEQHNIVRVAGEKIAAAGLPALETMIAMCRTFGQQLLDEPIVRAGIRLTFEASAFNGDVKGPYQDWVTTMEMLTRQAQLEGDVRPDVDAADFARYLVASFTGVQMVSNVLTERRDVLKRIDDMWRFMMPAIVPIHPPGPGTP, encoded by the coding sequence ATGTACTCAAGTATCCCGGACGCAGAAACCGGAGAGGTCTCCACGCGGATCATGCAACAACGTGCCAAAGCCACCCGAACGGCAGTCATCGAGGGTGCAGCGTCGATCTTTGAAGAGGTCGGCTACGGGAATGCAAGCCTAAGCGACGTCACTGACCGCGCTTCGGTCACTAAAGGCGCGCTCTATTTCCATTTCAAGTCGAAGGAAGACCTGGCGCTGGCAGTTATCGCCGAACAGCACAACATTGTGCGTGTCGCCGGGGAGAAGATCGCCGCCGCCGGACTGCCTGCGCTGGAGACCATGATTGCCATGTGCCGGACATTCGGGCAACAGCTACTTGACGAGCCAATCGTCAGGGCTGGAATCCGGCTGACATTTGAAGCTTCGGCGTTCAATGGCGACGTCAAAGGTCCCTACCAGGACTGGGTCACGACCATGGAGATGCTGACGCGCCAAGCCCAGCTGGAGGGCGACGTGCGGCCCGACGTTGATGCCGCAGACTTCGCACGGTATTTAGTTGCGTCGTTCACGGGCGTCCAGATGGTGTCCAACGTGCTGACCGAACGGCGCGACGTCCTCAAACGGATTGACGACATGTGGCGTTTCATGATGCCGGCCATCGTGCCGATTCACCCTCCAGGCCCAGGGACTCCCTGA
- a CDS encoding carbohydrate ABC transporter permease has translation MLAGKRPTAEAGGRPRVRLAANAALAVIGLCFVLPLAWLLLASVDPHAGYETRWPQSPSFANFAAVLTPGLLFQPLTNSFLLSAGTAVVNLAVAVLAAYPLSRYQSRFNKPFLYAILFGTSLPVTAIMVPVYGLFVQLQLLDSMPATIFFMATTTLPMAIWMTKNFMDSVPLELEEAAWMDGASGLATLRRIVVPLMRQGLGVVFIFVFIQAWGNFFVPFILLLSTSKQPAAVSVFSFFGQHGAIAYGELAAFSILYSVPVLILYTVVARGSGSAFALSGAMKG, from the coding sequence CTGCTCGCAGGGAAGCGTCCGACGGCGGAGGCCGGGGGACGGCCGCGTGTCCGGTTGGCTGCCAATGCAGCTTTGGCCGTGATCGGGCTGTGCTTTGTGCTGCCCCTTGCGTGGCTGCTTCTTGCATCCGTTGATCCGCACGCCGGCTACGAGACGCGGTGGCCGCAATCGCCGTCGTTCGCCAATTTTGCAGCCGTACTGACGCCAGGGCTGCTTTTCCAGCCACTCACGAACAGCTTCCTGCTCTCTGCCGGAACCGCAGTCGTGAACCTGGCAGTCGCCGTGCTCGCTGCCTATCCGCTGTCCCGCTACCAATCGCGATTCAACAAGCCGTTCCTGTACGCGATCCTGTTCGGCACATCGCTCCCGGTCACGGCGATCATGGTGCCGGTCTATGGCCTGTTCGTGCAGTTGCAATTGCTGGACTCGATGCCGGCAACCATCTTCTTCATGGCAACCACCACGTTGCCCATGGCCATTTGGATGACGAAGAACTTCATGGACTCCGTGCCGCTTGAGCTGGAGGAAGCTGCTTGGATGGACGGTGCCTCGGGGCTGGCCACGCTCCGGAGAATCGTCGTGCCCCTGATGAGGCAAGGGCTGGGCGTGGTGTTCATCTTCGTCTTCATCCAGGCCTGGGGGAACTTCTTCGTCCCGTTCATCCTGTTGTTGTCTACCTCAAAGCAGCCGGCCGCGGTGTCCGTTTTCAGCTTCTTCGGCCAGCATGGAGCCATTGCCTACGGGGAACTCGCCGCGTTCTCCATTTTGTATTCAGTCCCGGTACTTATCCTCTACACCGTGGTCGCGAGAGGCTCCGGCAGCGCGTTCGCGCTGTCCGGCGCGATGAAGGGCTGA
- a CDS encoding TetR/AcrR family transcriptional regulator: MEFGDTGSTPKGAATRNEILRVAADVFARKGFEQTRMDDIIREVGLTKGAIYFHFSSKATLAQAVVDEQKARWLRRVQEEILSKNNPLEELRQLGEFMVRTVLSDSSAWGVVHLANQLASTKEHPGGTSPLAAWVDLVAGILQRGRASGVLTFPGDPDDAATVVVAAFDGLKSVTDALDPKDLDAFERRATLLLQLLEQQFISTQ, translated from the coding sequence ATGGAGTTTGGCGACACAGGCAGTACGCCCAAGGGCGCGGCCACCCGGAATGAGATCCTTCGGGTTGCCGCGGACGTTTTTGCGCGCAAGGGTTTCGAGCAGACCCGGATGGACGACATCATCCGCGAAGTCGGGCTCACGAAGGGAGCCATTTACTTCCATTTCTCTTCGAAAGCAACGTTGGCCCAGGCCGTCGTCGACGAGCAAAAGGCACGTTGGCTGCGTCGCGTGCAGGAGGAAATTCTCAGCAAGAACAATCCGCTGGAGGAGTTGCGCCAGCTCGGGGAGTTCATGGTCAGAACAGTCCTGAGCGACTCTTCCGCGTGGGGAGTGGTGCACTTGGCCAATCAACTGGCCTCCACGAAGGAGCACCCCGGAGGCACCTCCCCCCTCGCCGCGTGGGTGGACCTCGTGGCCGGCATCCTTCAACGGGGCCGGGCAAGCGGCGTCTTGACGTTTCCAGGGGATCCCGACGACGCAGCAACGGTTGTCGTGGCCGCATTCGATGGCTTGAAGTCGGTCACCGACGCCCTTGACCCCAAAGATCTCGACGCCTTCGAGCGACGCGCGACGCTACTGTTGCAACTCCTCGAACAGCAGTTCATCTCCACCCAGTAA